One region of Wyeomyia smithii strain HCP4-BCI-WySm-NY-G18 chromosome 3, ASM2978416v1, whole genome shotgun sequence genomic DNA includes:
- the LOC129726619 gene encoding uroporphyrinogen-III synthase-like — protein MRKVVILKSENDNSEIYSALLQKNGFEAVFVPTLDFCFKNLDVLRDRLLSPYKYSGLIFTSPRSISAVRDALGGQRLKDDWKTLENYCVGETSHDLILRTLELDTKGQQSGNASNLADMMKTDLYNKTITLPFLFPCGNLKQDVLQNKLSEYGYSIDSVEVYETIPHKDLDRNLRQVFSSAAPDFLMFFSPSGISYCGAVFERHKLDLSGSRIVAIGPSTKKAIENKGYTVHRTAEKPSPEYVVSALLES, from the coding sequence ATGCGGAAAGTGGTCATACTGAAGTCCGAAAACGACAACAGTGAGATTTATTCCGCGCTGCTGCAGAAAAACGGCTTCGAAGCGGTGTTCGTTCCGACCTTGGAtttttgcttcaaaaatctggatGTTCTGCGCGATCGATTGCTGTCACCGTATAAGTATTCGGGTCTTATTTTTACCAGCCCCCGGAGTATATCGGCCGTCCGGGATGCCCTCGGTGGACAGCGGCTGAAAGATGATTGGAAAACACTGGAAAATTATTGCGTGGGTGAAACTTCGCATGATTTAATACTACGCACCCTAGAGCTGGATACCAAAGGTCAGCAGTCCGGAAATGCGAGCAATTTAGCAGACATGATGAAGACGGATCTTTACAACAAAACTATTACGTTGCCCTTCTTGTTTCCTTGCGGAAACCTCAAGCAGGATGTCCTGCAGAACAAACTCTCCGAGTATGGCTACTCGATAGATTCGGTTGAAGTGTACGAAACGATTCCGCACAAGGATCTGGATCGAAACTTGCGCCAGGTGTTTAGCAGTGCTGCTCCGGATTTTCTCATGTTCTTCAGTCCGTCCGGAATCAGCTACTGCGGTGCCGTTTTCGAGCGGCACAAGCTAGACCTGAGCGGCAGTCGAATAGTCGCAATCGGCCCCAGCACGAAGAAGGCCATCGAAAACAAAGGCTACACGGTGCACCGGACCGCGGAGAAACCCTCTCCCGAGTATGTTGTTAGTGCTTTACTGGAATCCTAA